A part of Chlorocebus sabaeus isolate Y175 chromosome 4, mChlSab1.0.hap1, whole genome shotgun sequence genomic DNA contains:
- the AMACR gene encoding alpha-methylacyl-CoA racemase isoform X2 yields the protein MALQGILVVELAGLAPGPFCAMVLADFGARVVRVERPGSHYDVSRLGRGKRSLALDLKQPRGAAVLRRLCARSDVLLEPFRSGVMEKLQLGPEILQRDNPRLIYARLTGFGQSGSFSRLAGHDINYLALSGGRNSIFKFFSVENSEIKSVGSTSRTEHIGWWSTFLYDLQDSRWGIHGCWSNRTPVLRAADQRTWTKV from the exons ATGGCACTGCAGGGCATCTTGGTCGTGGAACTGGCCGGCCTGGCCCCGGGCCCGTTCTGTGCTATGGTCCTGGCGGACTTCGGGGCGCGGGTGGTGCGCGTGGAGCGGCCGGGCTCCCATTACGACGTGAGCCGCTTGGGCCGGGGCAAGCGCTCGCTGGCGCTGGACCTGAAGCAGCCGCGGGGAGCCGCCGTGCTGCGGCGTCTGTGCGCGCGGTCGGACGTGCTGCTGGAGCCCTTCCGCAGCG GTGTCATGGAGAAACTCCAACTCGGCCCAGAGATTCTGCAGCGGGATAATCCAAGGCTTATTTATGCCAGGCTGACTGGATTTGGCCAGTCAGGAAGCTTCTCTCGGTTAGCTGGCCATGATATCAACTATTTGGCTTTGTCAG GTGGAAGGAACAGCATATTTAAGTTCTTTTCTGTGGAAAACTCAGAAATCAAGTCTGTGGGAAGCACCTCGAGGACAGAACATATTGGATGGTGGAGCACCTTTCTATACGACTTACAGGACAGCAGATGGGGAATTCATGGCTGTTGGAGCAATAGAACCCCAGTTCTACGAGCTGCTGATCAAAG